One region of Arthrobacter sp. StoSoilB22 genomic DNA includes:
- a CDS encoding flavin reductase family protein has protein sequence MAQSIRASTAENQDTSPENAAWFRYVLGQYPTGVTLITAAPEDEQPAGMVVGTFSSVSLDPPLVAFMPDVRSTSWPKIRETGSFCANVLTAGQQDVCRAFSRKAEDRFTANQWGDTPSGSPRLEGAAAWIDCDIEDVIRSGDHDIVIGRVKALGVGSSKELPLLFLRGGYGSFTIPSIVSPATALTRHVKAADAARPVIEALADALKLEVLVSGVVDDSVVVLTAAGVDSSPGGSPSRVGVSFGLAAPLAPLHVAWAGDAAEKRWIDNARDVVGEVDATLAHAELEQVRSLGYAVSVDVGAAAEFERIVHVPSDTAAPDLSGVLPLLIERAASSGPAALDDPAGVTSLHAPVFDTDGQVAVTLTVNGFTGSEPLSRLEECRDHLITAAQSITDAIGGVHPAQVS, from the coding sequence ATGGCACAGAGCATCCGCGCTTCCACCGCAGAAAACCAGGACACCAGCCCCGAAAACGCGGCGTGGTTCCGCTACGTCCTGGGCCAGTATCCCACCGGCGTCACCTTGATCACCGCCGCACCCGAGGACGAGCAGCCGGCGGGAATGGTGGTGGGCACGTTCAGCTCCGTCTCTCTGGATCCCCCGTTGGTGGCGTTCATGCCTGACGTCCGTTCCACGAGTTGGCCCAAGATCCGCGAGACGGGCTCTTTCTGCGCCAACGTCCTGACCGCCGGACAGCAGGACGTTTGCCGTGCGTTCTCCCGCAAAGCGGAGGATCGTTTCACGGCCAACCAGTGGGGCGATACTCCTTCCGGCAGCCCACGGCTTGAAGGAGCGGCGGCTTGGATCGATTGCGACATTGAGGACGTCATCCGTTCCGGAGACCACGACATCGTGATCGGCCGCGTCAAGGCATTGGGGGTTGGATCTTCCAAAGAACTGCCCCTCCTTTTCCTCCGGGGTGGGTACGGCTCGTTCACCATCCCCTCCATCGTTTCGCCGGCCACTGCGCTGACCCGGCACGTCAAGGCCGCGGATGCTGCGCGTCCGGTCATCGAAGCCTTGGCGGATGCTTTGAAGCTTGAGGTCCTGGTGAGCGGAGTTGTTGACGATTCCGTCGTTGTCCTGACGGCCGCCGGGGTTGACAGCTCACCCGGTGGTTCACCTTCACGGGTGGGAGTCTCCTTTGGCCTGGCCGCTCCGCTGGCTCCGCTGCATGTGGCCTGGGCGGGGGACGCTGCGGAAAAGCGTTGGATCGACAACGCCCGTGACGTGGTGGGTGAGGTTGATGCCACCCTTGCGCATGCCGAGCTGGAGCAAGTCCGTTCCCTGGGCTATGCCGTCTCCGTGGATGTAGGCGCCGCAGCTGAGTTTGAACGAATTGTCCACGTGCCCAGCGACACCGCGGCACCCGATCTCAGCGGCGTGCTTCCCCTTCTGATCGAAAGGGCAGCATCTTCCGGGCCTGCTGCTTTGGATGATCCTGCGGGGGTCACGTCCCTGCACGCCCCCGTCTTCGATACGGATGGGCAAGTGGCAGTGACGCTTACTGTCAACGGATTCACGGGCAGTGAACCACTATCACGCCTGGAAGAATGCCGCGATCACTTGATCACGGCGGCACAGTCGATCACCGATGCGATCGGAGGTGTTCACCCGGCCCAGGTTTCCTAG
- a CDS encoding MFS transporter — protein MRRSHLSPPISPEDVGVSPAPDAVAPDAAAPEPSKVRIGPLYAALLIIVLLGALDHTIVATALPTVVGELDGARHMAWIITAYTLAMTVGMPVYGRLGDRYGRPILLMVALTIFLGASVLCGFAQDMVQLSLFRGIQGLGGAGLGVLPPAIIADLVPPRQRAKFLGPLGSVFGIATVISPLVGGAITDTVGWRWVFWINLPVGLLALAMAFSLRRLKTVRGSGGVDWPGTLLMVVFTCSLVAVISLGTEPDIAAGILWAIGAVAAVSGVLFVVVEIRSKHPLIPMKMFKSWPVVNAAGLGLVIGAGLFSVVAYLPSYVQMVYSTSASVAGMILLPMVLGMMVSTNLTGWLVSRTGRYKIFPLAGSALAVAAAIGLRLLQPGTPLPVVGLLLVLLGLAVGSFMQITVVAAQNAMPHSVVGSVTASLGYLRELGVTVGTAVFGGLFATMLARGAAENTLGLPPSTVTDPQSVQQLPAALQSGVAVIYTDAFLPIFGLLACIFAVGVLLSVFMPEQRLADHKDLK, from the coding sequence GTGCGCCGTTCACACTTGTCCCCACCCATCAGCCCGGAGGATGTGGGGGTTTCTCCTGCCCCTGATGCAGTTGCCCCTGATGCCGCAGCCCCGGAGCCATCCAAGGTCCGGATCGGACCGCTCTACGCCGCATTGCTGATCATCGTGTTGCTGGGAGCCCTGGACCACACCATAGTGGCCACGGCCCTGCCCACCGTGGTGGGCGAGTTGGACGGAGCGCGCCACATGGCGTGGATCATCACTGCCTACACCCTGGCCATGACCGTTGGCATGCCCGTCTACGGCCGCTTGGGGGACAGGTACGGCCGGCCGATCCTCCTGATGGTGGCCCTCACCATTTTCCTGGGGGCTTCCGTCCTGTGCGGTTTCGCGCAGGACATGGTCCAACTCTCCCTGTTCCGCGGCATCCAGGGTTTGGGGGGAGCCGGGCTCGGAGTGCTTCCGCCGGCCATCATCGCCGACCTTGTCCCGCCACGGCAGAGAGCCAAATTCCTCGGCCCCCTGGGCTCGGTTTTTGGTATTGCCACAGTGATCAGCCCTTTGGTTGGCGGCGCCATTACTGACACTGTTGGGTGGCGCTGGGTGTTCTGGATCAACCTCCCCGTAGGCTTGTTGGCCCTGGCTATGGCGTTCTCGCTTCGGCGCCTGAAGACCGTCCGGGGCTCGGGCGGTGTGGATTGGCCCGGCACCCTCCTGATGGTGGTCTTCACCTGTTCATTGGTAGCGGTGATTTCACTGGGTACGGAGCCGGATATCGCTGCGGGGATTCTCTGGGCGATCGGTGCCGTGGCGGCCGTTTCCGGTGTGCTCTTTGTGGTGGTGGAGATCAGATCCAAGCACCCGCTGATCCCTATGAAAATGTTCAAGAGCTGGCCCGTCGTCAACGCGGCAGGCCTGGGCCTGGTTATTGGGGCCGGCTTGTTCAGCGTGGTGGCCTACCTCCCCAGCTACGTGCAGATGGTGTACTCCACCTCGGCTTCCGTGGCCGGAATGATTCTCCTGCCCATGGTCCTGGGAATGATGGTGTCAACCAATCTCACCGGATGGCTTGTCAGCCGCACAGGGAGGTACAAGATCTTTCCGCTGGCCGGTTCGGCACTGGCCGTTGCAGCTGCCATTGGCCTCAGGCTCCTGCAGCCCGGCACCCCGCTGCCGGTGGTGGGGCTCCTGTTGGTACTGTTGGGATTGGCCGTGGGCAGCTTCATGCAGATCACCGTTGTGGCGGCACAAAATGCCATGCCGCACTCCGTGGTGGGCAGCGTCACCGCCTCACTCGGCTACCTTCGTGAACTCGGCGTCACCGTGGGCACGGCGGTGTTCGGCGGTCTCTTCGCAACCATGCTGGCGCGGGGCGCGGCAGAGAACACGCTGGGCTTACCGCCGTCCACCGTTACTGATCCACAGTCCGTCCAGCAGTTGCCGGCTGCGCTGCAGTCCGGGGTGGCGGTCATCTACACCGATGCGTTCCTGCCGATTTTCGGATTGCTGGCCTGCATCTTCGCCGTCGGTGTGTTGCTGTCCGTCTTCATGCCGGAGCAACGTTTGGCAGATCATAAGGACCTGAAATAG
- a CDS encoding glycosyl hydrolase: protein MSDDATPAQPATDSLFAGFVDPPRSARARVWWHWMDGNIDPAGIVKDLEWLAASGAGGVQAFTGSMGIPQYTRERVTFRSPEWQAAISCAASTSTSLGLELAVATSAGWSATGGPWVAPHAGMKKLVWSTTGVTAGQPDLPRLAEPPSTSGPFQDVPFGAIRNDPVGVPDFYDDVAVLAFPRRDGHFPLKPTRIRASGSAAGGRTPESLADGSFWPTATIDASSGAAWVMAEFEQPTPVSSVRVGLPASRGFAAAPAPKAYLEASPDGITFSKVSDLPASGSPVRSASFPTITARFFRLVLGTGKGREFPLTSGIRPLPLALPGDTETFRISAFQLFAGARVARSEEKAGYAPVPDFYALDGGICETSDAVQPQDIIDVSEFLGPDGVLDWRPDSGEWTLLRFGYSLTGHLNAPAPVDATGLEVDKLDADLVDGYFSDYLGFFEEALGSNLAGVSALLSDSIESGPQNWTRAMRAEFMKHRGYDLLPWLPAVSGIIVGSPEQSDAFLWDLRKTISDLLAENHYRTIAGIARERGLKYYAEALEDHRPQLGDDVEMRSHADVPMGAMWCYEPDDGPQATYVADLRGAASVSHVYGKAATGAESMSAFGKPFRFTPRTLKPIVDMEFALGVNLLNIHTSPHQPEAVPKPGITLSPYLGQSFTRNETWAHAAKPWLDYLGRCSYLLQQGTYAADIAYFYGEEAPVTGIFGDAAPEVPDGYGFDFINLDGLLNHLTVNPDGGLLTTGGTTYRLLYLGGSSHRMTLRAVRRLTELLDDGALVAGWRPERSPSQSDDPAEWSAAVERLWGGHPGLIDLAGMAAADGLSTALARAGVEPDWVLVAAASANLPVIHRQLPDAELYFISNQRERPEHVSASFRGEATAAEWWDPVSASRTPLVLRSEAGRSAVDLHLEAFGSAFILLHRTGGGSEGTPARRSDIAAAHALEGPWDLTFDGDGQAPASLVLPAAAPWAGPGSGTHDADVSRFSGTGTYRHEFTSDGLLPTPDTRLVLDLGGVSELAEVRVNGSAVGTLWTYPFRLDVTDAIRAGRNVVEIAVTNTWWNRLAGDAAEGAYTRPAASIFEPDAPTIPAGLRGPVRLLVLDD, encoded by the coding sequence CGGTGGCTACCTCCGCGGGTTGGAGTGCCACGGGTGGGCCTTGGGTGGCTCCGCACGCCGGCATGAAAAAGCTCGTCTGGAGCACCACCGGGGTGACCGCCGGTCAGCCGGACCTCCCAAGGTTGGCTGAACCGCCGTCGACGTCCGGCCCCTTCCAGGACGTGCCTTTCGGAGCCATCCGCAATGATCCCGTGGGCGTTCCGGACTTCTACGACGACGTCGCGGTGCTGGCTTTTCCACGCAGGGACGGCCACTTCCCACTGAAGCCCACGCGCATCCGCGCCAGTGGTAGCGCGGCCGGTGGCCGGACTCCGGAATCACTGGCCGACGGAAGTTTCTGGCCAACTGCGACCATTGACGCCAGCTCGGGCGCCGCCTGGGTGATGGCTGAATTCGAGCAGCCAACACCCGTTTCCTCCGTCCGGGTGGGCCTGCCGGCCTCGCGGGGTTTCGCTGCTGCTCCGGCACCAAAGGCTTACCTGGAAGCCAGCCCTGACGGCATCACGTTCAGCAAGGTGTCCGATCTTCCAGCCTCCGGGTCGCCTGTCCGGTCCGCGAGTTTCCCCACCATCACGGCACGCTTCTTCCGGCTGGTTCTGGGGACCGGGAAAGGCCGCGAATTCCCTCTGACGTCAGGAATCAGGCCGCTGCCGTTGGCCCTTCCCGGAGACACTGAGACATTCAGGATCTCGGCATTCCAACTGTTTGCCGGAGCGCGCGTGGCCAGGTCGGAGGAAAAGGCCGGTTACGCTCCGGTACCGGACTTTTACGCGCTCGACGGCGGCATTTGCGAGACGTCCGACGCCGTCCAGCCGCAGGACATCATTGATGTCTCCGAGTTCCTTGGGCCCGACGGCGTTCTGGACTGGCGGCCGGACAGCGGGGAATGGACCCTTCTGCGATTCGGTTATTCGCTGACCGGCCACCTCAACGCCCCCGCACCCGTTGACGCCACCGGTTTGGAAGTGGACAAGCTGGACGCGGACTTGGTGGACGGCTATTTCAGCGATTACCTGGGCTTCTTCGAAGAAGCCCTGGGCAGCAACTTGGCAGGGGTCTCGGCGCTGCTCAGTGACAGCATCGAATCAGGCCCACAGAACTGGACGCGGGCCATGCGGGCCGAGTTCATGAAGCACCGCGGCTACGATCTGCTCCCGTGGCTTCCTGCCGTGAGCGGCATCATTGTGGGCAGCCCGGAACAAAGCGACGCTTTCCTGTGGGACCTCCGGAAGACCATTTCCGATCTCCTCGCCGAAAACCACTACAGAACCATCGCGGGAATCGCCCGGGAGCGCGGCCTGAAATACTACGCCGAAGCCTTGGAGGACCACCGTCCGCAGCTTGGCGACGACGTCGAAATGCGTTCCCATGCCGATGTCCCCATGGGTGCCATGTGGTGCTACGAGCCGGACGACGGGCCGCAGGCCACCTACGTTGCCGATCTCCGGGGCGCCGCGTCCGTTTCCCACGTGTATGGAAAGGCTGCCACGGGGGCTGAGTCCATGAGCGCCTTCGGCAAGCCCTTCAGGTTCACGCCGCGAACTCTCAAGCCCATTGTGGACATGGAGTTTGCGTTGGGGGTCAACCTCCTGAACATCCATACCTCACCCCATCAGCCCGAAGCCGTTCCCAAGCCCGGAATCACGTTGTCCCCATACCTGGGGCAGTCCTTCACGCGGAACGAAACCTGGGCGCACGCGGCGAAGCCCTGGCTCGATTACCTTGGCCGGTGCAGCTACCTGTTGCAGCAGGGTACCTACGCGGCGGACATCGCCTATTTCTACGGTGAGGAAGCACCCGTCACCGGCATCTTTGGCGATGCCGCCCCGGAAGTCCCGGACGGGTACGGCTTCGATTTCATCAATCTGGACGGGTTGCTGAACCACCTCACAGTGAACCCCGACGGCGGCCTGCTCACCACGGGCGGCACCACCTACCGCCTGCTGTATCTCGGAGGGTCCAGCCACCGGATGACACTTCGGGCTGTTCGGCGACTTACAGAACTGCTCGACGACGGAGCCCTCGTGGCCGGATGGCGTCCCGAACGCTCTCCCAGTCAAAGCGACGATCCCGCCGAGTGGAGTGCCGCCGTCGAGCGTCTTTGGGGTGGGCATCCTGGATTGATTGACCTCGCAGGGATGGCTGCAGCGGATGGTCTGTCCACTGCCCTGGCCCGGGCAGGGGTGGAGCCCGACTGGGTTCTGGTGGCCGCGGCTTCGGCGAACCTGCCCGTCATCCACCGGCAGTTGCCGGATGCAGAACTGTATTTCATCAGCAACCAGCGCGAGCGTCCCGAACACGTCAGCGCTTCCTTTAGGGGTGAGGCAACTGCAGCGGAATGGTGGGACCCTGTGAGTGCCTCCCGAACGCCCCTCGTTTTGAGGTCGGAGGCCGGAAGGAGCGCGGTGGACCTTCACTTGGAAGCGTTCGGCTCGGCGTTCATTCTGCTGCACAGGACCGGCGGCGGTTCGGAAGGCACCCCTGCACGGCGCAGTGACATTGCCGCTGCCCATGCGCTGGAGGGCCCTTGGGATCTGACCTTCGACGGCGATGGCCAGGCTCCGGCGAGTCTCGTTTTGCCGGCGGCCGCGCCGTGGGCAGGACCCGGCTCGGGCACCCATGACGCCGACGTGTCCCGCTTTTCCGGGACAGGAACGTACCGCCACGAATTCACGTCAGACGGATTGCTGCCTACTCCGGACACTCGCCTGGTCCTGGACTTGGGCGGGGTGAGTGAACTGGCTGAGGTCAGGGTCAACGGCAGTGCCGTGGGCACCCTGTGGACCTATCCGTTCCGCCTTGACGTGACGGACGCGATCCGGGCCGGCCGCAATGTGGTTGAAATAGCAGTGACCAACACGTGGTGGAACAGGCTGGCCGGCGACGCCGCCGAAGGGGCTTACACCCGCCCTGCGGCATCCATTTTCGAGCCGGATGCACCCACCATTCCTGCTGGCCTTCGCGGGCCGGTGCGATTGCTGGTCTTGGACGACTGA